In one window of Azoarcus olearius DNA:
- a CDS encoding ribose-phosphate pyrophosphokinase, translating into MPYGSLMVFTGNANPKLAADVARRLGISLGSVTVGRFSDGEVNVELLENVRGKDVFILQPTCAPTNENLMELLVLVDALKRASAGRITAAIPYFGYARQDRRPRSARVPITAKVVANMLQAVGVQRVLTMDLHADQIQGFFDIPVDNVYAAPVLLADLDKQKYDDLMVVSPDVGGVVRARAFAKRMECDLAIIDKRRPKANVSEVMNIIGEVDGRTCVIMDDIVDTAGTLCKAASALKEHGAKRVLAYCTHAVLSGAAVSRINDSELDELVVTDTIPLRDDAKASSRIRQVSVASLLADTVLRISNEESVSSLFME; encoded by the coding sequence ATGCCCTACGGCAGCCTGATGGTCTTCACCGGCAACGCCAATCCCAAGCTCGCTGCCGACGTGGCGCGTCGCCTGGGCATCTCCCTCGGTTCGGTCACGGTGGGCCGCTTCTCCGACGGCGAGGTCAACGTCGAACTGCTCGAAAACGTCCGCGGCAAGGACGTCTTCATCCTGCAGCCGACCTGTGCGCCCACCAACGAAAACCTGATGGAACTGCTGGTGCTGGTCGACGCGCTGAAGCGCGCCTCCGCCGGCCGCATCACCGCCGCCATCCCCTACTTCGGCTACGCCCGCCAGGACCGCCGCCCGCGCTCGGCGCGGGTACCGATCACGGCCAAGGTCGTCGCCAACATGCTGCAGGCCGTCGGCGTTCAGCGCGTGCTGACGATGGACCTGCACGCCGACCAGATCCAGGGCTTCTTCGACATCCCGGTCGATAACGTCTATGCCGCACCGGTGCTGCTGGCCGACCTCGACAAGCAGAAGTACGACGACCTGATGGTGGTGTCGCCGGACGTCGGCGGCGTGGTGCGTGCGCGCGCCTTCGCCAAGCGCATGGAATGCGACCTGGCGATCATCGACAAGCGCCGCCCGAAAGCCAACGTGTCCGAAGTCATGAACATCATTGGTGAGGTGGACGGCCGCACCTGTGTGATCATGGACGACATCGTCGATACCGCCGGCACGCTGTGCAAGGCCGCCAGCGCGCTCAAGGAACACGGCGCCAAGCGCGTGCTCGCCTACTGTACCCACGCGGTGCTGTCCGGCGCCGCGGTGTCGCGCATCAACGACTCCGAACTCGACGAACTCGTCGTCACCGACACCATCCCGCTGCGCGACGACGCCAAGGCCAGCTCGCGCATCCGCCAAGTCTCGGTCGCCTCGCTGCTGGCCGACACGGTGCTGCGGATCAGCAACGAGGAATCGGTTTCCTCGCTGTTCATGGAATAA
- the lolB gene encoding lipoprotein insertase outer membrane protein LolB: MRPARRFLAALACVAGALLSACATPTPRAERAVLREVSAQFFLGGRMSASDGNQGASGRIEWQHDAAGDEVTVYSPLGQIAARLISSPTGAELLTSDGQRYQAENAEALMPRVFGFGVPVSRLAHWVQAAPPPGAEVRELDAAGRPALVIDQGWRVDYLEYPDTRARTLPTRVEVSRGDARIRLIIDQWELLQ; this comes from the coding sequence ATGAGGCCGGCTCGCCGATTCCTCGCGGCGCTGGCCTGCGTCGCGGGCGCACTGCTGTCCGCCTGCGCCACGCCGACGCCGCGCGCCGAACGCGCGGTACTCCGCGAAGTCAGCGCGCAGTTTTTCCTCGGCGGCCGGATGTCCGCCAGCGACGGCAATCAGGGCGCCAGCGGACGGATCGAATGGCAGCACGACGCCGCGGGCGACGAGGTGACCGTCTATTCGCCACTGGGGCAGATTGCCGCGCGCCTGATCAGTTCGCCGACCGGCGCCGAGCTGCTGACCAGCGACGGCCAGCGCTACCAGGCGGAAAACGCCGAGGCCCTGATGCCGCGCGTGTTCGGCTTTGGCGTGCCGGTTTCGCGCCTGGCGCACTGGGTGCAGGCCGCGCCGCCGCCGGGCGCCGAAGTGCGCGAACTGGACGCGGCGGGCCGCCCGGCGCTGGTGATCGATCAGGGCTGGCGCGTCGATTATCTCGAGTATCCGGATACGCGCGCCCGCACACTCCCCACCCGGGTAGAAGTCTCCCGCGGCGACGCACGCATCCGGCTGATCATCGACCAGTGGGAGCTGCTGCAATGA
- the ispE gene encoding 4-(cytidine 5'-diphospho)-2-C-methyl-D-erythritol kinase: MTNSGVLAGCPAPAKLNLFLHVVGRRDDGYHLLQTAFRLLDWGDRLDFRVRDDGLIRRTNQVAGVAEDDDLVVRAARRLQQATGTPLGADITLHKVLPMGGGVGGGSSDAATTLIALNHLWQTGLTRADLQQLGLALGADVPFFIYGRDAFAEGVGEAFQPLALPAAVYVVLSPEVSVPTAEIFSAKGLTRDTPPIRIADFAASPTRNDLQATACSRYPEVGRAINWLEHYAPARMTGSGACVFAEVASEIEADEIVSLCPARWKAWKAKSLARHPLYGLLD, encoded by the coding sequence ATGACCAACAGCGGTGTCCTCGCCGGCTGCCCCGCGCCGGCCAAGCTGAACCTGTTCCTGCATGTCGTCGGACGCCGCGACGACGGCTACCACCTGCTGCAGACCGCATTCCGGCTGCTCGACTGGGGCGACCGCCTGGACTTCCGCGTGCGCGACGACGGCCTCATCCGCCGCACCAACCAGGTGGCCGGCGTCGCCGAGGACGACGATCTGGTCGTGCGCGCCGCGCGCCGCCTGCAGCAGGCCACAGGCACGCCGCTCGGTGCGGACATCACGCTGCACAAGGTATTACCAATGGGAGGGGGCGTCGGCGGTGGCAGTTCGGACGCCGCGACCACACTGATTGCGCTCAACCATCTGTGGCAGACCGGCCTCACCCGCGCCGACCTGCAACAGCTCGGGCTCGCGCTCGGCGCTGACGTTCCGTTCTTCATCTATGGCCGCGACGCCTTTGCCGAGGGCGTGGGCGAAGCCTTCCAGCCGCTGGCGCTGCCTGCAGCCGTGTATGTGGTGCTGTCACCAGAGGTCAGCGTGCCCACCGCCGAGATTTTTTCAGCAAAGGGCTTGACTCGGGATACACCCCCAATCAGAATAGCGGACTTCGCAGCGAGCCCTACCCGAAACGACTTACAAGCAACGGCCTGTAGTCGATATCCGGAAGTAGGACGGGCAATAAACTGGCTGGAGCACTACGCACCAGCGCGGATGACCGGCTCAGGCGCATGCGTGTTTGCCGAGGTGGCTTCGGAAATCGAAGCAGACGAAATCGTCAGCCTCTGTCCCGCACGCTGGAAAGCCTGGAAGGCGAAAAGCCTGGCGCGGCATCCGTTGTACGGTTTGCTCGACTAG